A genomic region of Vibrio ziniensis contains the following coding sequences:
- a CDS encoding Cof-type HAD-IIB family hydrolase, with the protein MSQRNIKFIATDMDGTLLDGHGQLDPEFFNLHPQLVDKDILFAAASGRQYYSLLDTFSEVKDQIMFIAENGTLVMYKGEELYSLPLDSGVINGLIETARSIEGAHIVLCGKRSAYIETEDQRARDEVQKYYHRCEIVEDLTTVEDDFLKVAICHFDGSEKHIYPVINPAFGDTQKVVVSAKIWLDVMNLAASKGDAIEHLQQQLGFTHEQTMSFGDYFNDVEMLQASYHSYAVENAHDGVKTYARFRAPSNDESGVLVVLKELLAELN; encoded by the coding sequence ATGTCACAACGTAACATTAAATTTATTGCTACCGATATGGACGGTACACTTCTCGACGGACACGGACAGCTCGACCCTGAATTTTTCAATCTTCATCCACAACTAGTGGATAAAGATATCCTATTTGCAGCGGCTTCTGGCCGTCAGTATTACAGCTTGTTGGATACTTTTTCAGAAGTAAAAGATCAAATCATGTTCATCGCTGAGAATGGAACTTTAGTGATGTATAAGGGCGAAGAGTTGTATAGCCTTCCTCTCGATTCGGGCGTCATTAATGGTTTGATTGAAACCGCCCGCAGTATCGAAGGTGCGCATATTGTTCTGTGTGGCAAACGCTCTGCTTATATCGAAACTGAAGATCAACGTGCTAGAGATGAAGTTCAAAAATACTATCACCGTTGCGAAATTGTCGAAGACTTAACAACGGTCGAAGACGATTTCTTAAAAGTGGCTATTTGTCATTTTGATGGTTCAGAAAAGCACATTTACCCAGTGATCAATCCAGCTTTTGGTGATACACAAAAAGTGGTGGTGAGTGCAAAAATTTGGTTGGATGTTATGAACCTAGCAGCTTCAAAAGGCGATGCAATTGAACATTTGCAGCAACAGCTTGGTTTTACGCACGAACAGACCATGAGCTTTGGTGACTATTTCAATGATGTGGAGATGTTGCAGGCAAGCTATCATTCTTACGCCGTAGAAAATGCTCACGATGGTGTAAAAACTTATGCTCGATTCCGTGCGCCAAGTAACGATGAAAGTGGTGTGTTGGTTGTGCTAAAAGAGCTATTGGCAGAACTAAATTAA
- a CDS encoding CPBP family intramembrane glutamic endopeptidase: MVLDPTVWVWLPLISAILFGFTSHKPITNILLAFSMISAFAVGRIDAFALAISVVLLSIAYSIPKLINERRYQAPVYKTAAYVGWSIVVLLSALLFMHKIPGFYNLLVLNKVYAGPDSIPFSMYLNLDKPIAFFALLFAYPTLLGDKGRPNGKGLLITIALLASLLPVASLIGALQIEVGLPDWWWIFAINNLMITCVAEEALFRGLIQKSLSERYVWWIGLLVASLLFGLAHIAGGPLLMLFATFAGIGYGLIFHFTGRLWCSVLAHFSLNFAHLVLFTYPIAAQ; the protein is encoded by the coding sequence ATGGTCTTAGACCCAACCGTTTGGGTATGGTTACCACTCATAAGCGCGATCCTATTTGGTTTCACGTCTCACAAACCAATAACAAATATATTGCTTGCGTTTTCGATGATATCTGCGTTTGCTGTTGGCCGTATCGATGCGTTTGCATTAGCCATTTCTGTTGTTCTTCTTAGCATTGCGTACTCTATACCCAAATTGATAAATGAACGTCGATATCAAGCACCTGTTTACAAAACGGCTGCCTATGTTGGTTGGTCGATCGTTGTCCTTTTATCTGCGCTTCTGTTTATGCACAAAATACCCGGTTTCTATAACCTTTTGGTTTTGAACAAGGTCTATGCTGGTCCTGATAGTATACCATTTTCCATGTATTTAAATTTGGATAAACCAATAGCGTTTTTTGCACTCCTATTCGCCTATCCGACACTCTTAGGAGATAAAGGTCGACCTAATGGTAAAGGGCTTTTGATTACCATTGCATTACTGGCTAGCTTACTGCCAGTTGCTTCTTTAATTGGTGCGTTGCAAATTGAAGTTGGTTTACCTGATTGGTGGTGGATATTTGCTATCAATAACCTAATGATTACGTGTGTTGCTGAGGAAGCCCTATTTCGAGGTCTGATTCAGAAATCACTATCAGAGCGATACGTATGGTGGATCGGTTTATTAGTGGCAAGTCTATTATTTGGATTAGCGCATATAGCTGGTGGACCACTGTTGATGCTCTTCGCGACATTCGCAGGCATAGGCTACGGGCTCATTTTTCATTTTACTGGACGCCTTTGGTGTTCCGTACTTGCTCATTTTTCTTTGAATTTTGCCCATTTGGTTTTATTCACTTATCCAATAGCTGCACAGTAA
- a CDS encoding methyl-accepting chemotaxis protein has product MFVSKSFHNKTVSDLKEQAASVSAFRDSLKRTVPYIEFTPTGSVLYANDLLLNTFGYQLDEVIDKHHSELCFPEDVEKREYKDLWQSLAKGAPTNGTFIRKDKAGNAVWLEATYFPIVKNGKVESVAKVASDVTAEQTELERNQALLKALDKSLAVIDFSPDGTVLRANKNFLSCFGYTLNEVVGQHHRQFCDEEFYRDNPNFWKDLTTGKIQSGLFKRKDKHGRTIWLEATYNPIYNHANQVVKIIKLASNITERVEKAMKVQEAALIACNTAQETVNISQKGKERVEILLSNSEDINGSVQGVGSLIAQLNEQAKNVNAIVSTITAIAEQTNLLALNAAIEAARAGDQGRGFAVVADEVRQLAARTSQSTAEIAEVIAKNSTITQSIDTHIQAALEKTNYGETQAIEIKAVIDEIVLEANLVSESVRGLSL; this is encoded by the coding sequence ATGTTTGTCTCAAAAAGTTTTCACAATAAAACCGTTTCTGATTTAAAAGAACAAGCAGCATCAGTTAGTGCTTTTAGAGATTCCCTCAAAAGAACCGTCCCTTATATTGAATTTACCCCTACTGGAAGTGTTTTATATGCCAATGATCTTCTACTGAACACTTTTGGTTACCAGTTAGATGAAGTTATTGATAAGCACCACAGCGAGTTGTGCTTTCCTGAAGATGTAGAAAAGAGAGAGTACAAGGATCTATGGCAATCATTGGCAAAAGGTGCACCAACCAATGGAACCTTTATCCGTAAAGATAAAGCGGGTAACGCAGTTTGGTTAGAAGCGACGTATTTTCCGATTGTGAAAAATGGCAAAGTAGAATCGGTTGCTAAAGTCGCTTCTGACGTAACGGCTGAACAAACCGAATTAGAAAGAAACCAAGCACTATTAAAAGCATTGGATAAGTCTCTCGCTGTTATCGATTTTTCACCAGATGGTACAGTTCTGCGAGCTAACAAAAATTTCCTAAGTTGTTTTGGATATACATTAAATGAGGTTGTTGGACAACATCATCGACAGTTCTGTGATGAAGAATTCTATAGGGATAATCCTAACTTCTGGAAAGATCTCACCACAGGCAAAATTCAAAGCGGTCTATTTAAACGTAAAGATAAACATGGTCGTACTATTTGGCTAGAAGCCACGTATAACCCCATATATAACCATGCTAACCAAGTGGTAAAAATCATCAAACTAGCGAGCAACATTACTGAACGAGTAGAAAAAGCGATGAAAGTGCAAGAGGCTGCTCTGATTGCTTGCAATACTGCACAGGAAACTGTAAACATTTCCCAGAAAGGTAAAGAGCGAGTTGAGATTCTTCTTTCAAACTCAGAAGATATCAATGGCTCTGTTCAGGGCGTTGGGTCTTTGATTGCGCAACTTAACGAACAAGCTAAAAATGTTAATGCGATTGTCTCAACGATTACGGCCATTGCTGAGCAAACTAACTTACTTGCACTTAACGCGGCTATTGAGGCAGCGAGGGCTGGCGATCAGGGTAGAGGCTTTGCTGTGGTCGCTGATGAAGTGCGTCAGTTAGCTGCCCGCACATCTCAATCAACGGCAGAAATTGCTGAAGTAATTGCTAAAAATTCAACCATCACTCAAAGTATCGATACACACATTCAAGCTGCGCTTGAAAAAACGAATTACGGTGAAACACAAGCCATCGAGATTAAAGCGGTTATTGATGAAATTGTGTTAGAAGCAAATCTGGTTTCCGAATCGGTGAGAGGATTGTCGTTGTAG
- a CDS encoding ribosome recycling factor family protein, with protein MTKKNTEREKLTIHFPSLVRRIGGEKAKELKAIALEHQCELKRIRRSRNWKISGFVEQLCSFNQQIKGDQTVADYPFVAQKIADAILPLLQASLPDRLAELIANNQNITLAELMEKTGCTVTQARLARENVEFGD; from the coding sequence TTGACTAAAAAAAATACCGAACGTGAAAAATTGACTATTCACTTTCCCTCTTTAGTGAGGCGTATAGGCGGTGAAAAGGCGAAAGAGTTAAAAGCAATCGCTTTAGAACACCAGTGTGAACTAAAAAGAATTCGACGTTCGAGGAACTGGAAAATATCAGGTTTTGTTGAACAACTGTGTTCATTTAATCAACAAATTAAAGGCGATCAGACAGTAGCAGATTATCCATTTGTAGCTCAGAAAATTGCAGATGCTATATTGCCGTTACTACAAGCGTCGTTACCGGATCGCTTGGCTGAATTAATAGCAAATAATCAAAACATCACTTTAGCCGAACTGATGGAAAAAACGGGCTGTACTGTCACACAAGCCCGTTTAGCAAGAGAAAATGTTGAATTCGGTGATTAA
- the mtgA gene encoding monofunctional biosynthetic peptidoglycan transglycosylase, translated as MISSTKKSLGTLMVLALGLPVVLVIILKFVNPPIWGWQISRTLFPPKGYPETTQHQWVSLDSTSPTIPLAIIASEDQRFPHHWGVDLSALLAVLQSSGDQGPQRGASTISQQTAKNVFLYPSHTYLRKAYELYIALLIEMIWGKERIMEMYLNVVEFGPGIYGVQAASHHYFGISASQISSYQAAQLAVVLPNPYKIQPVPMTQYVQNRVNWVLRQMGNLGTFSY; from the coding sequence TTGATAAGCAGCACTAAAAAATCGTTAGGCACGTTGATGGTATTGGCTTTGGGTTTGCCAGTAGTACTCGTCATTATCTTGAAATTTGTTAACCCACCAATATGGGGATGGCAAATTTCACGCACGCTTTTTCCCCCTAAAGGTTATCCAGAAACGACTCAGCATCAGTGGGTGAGCCTTGACTCAACCTCGCCAACTATTCCACTAGCAATCATAGCTTCAGAAGATCAACGATTTCCACATCATTGGGGAGTCGATCTTTCTGCACTTTTGGCAGTGTTACAAAGTAGTGGTGACCAAGGTCCACAACGCGGAGCTAGCACAATTAGTCAGCAAACAGCCAAGAATGTATTTCTATATCCTAGTCATACTTATCTGCGTAAAGCGTACGAACTATATATTGCATTGCTGATTGAAATGATTTGGGGCAAAGAACGAATCATGGAAATGTACTTAAACGTTGTGGAATTTGGACCTGGCATTTATGGGGTACAGGCTGCTAGTCATCATTACTTTGGTATTTCTGCAAGTCAGATTAGTTCGTATCAAGCAGCACAATTAGCCGTGGTGTTACCCAACCCTTATAAGATCCAACCAGTACCTATGACTCAGTATGTCCAAAATCGCGTAAACTGGGTATTACGACAAATGGGAAATCTAGGCACATTTTCATATTAA